The Achromobacter spanius genome includes the window TTCCAGCGTGACGGCGCGGTCGCGGCCATCGTCTTGCAGATGGATGATGCCGTCTTCCTGCACGACGCCGTCCACGAGCCCCACCTTCCCACCCAGAATCAACTGCTGGCAGCGTTGTCGCCGGCAGAGATGGACCGTTTGTTCCCACAGCTTGAGCGCGTCGCCATGCCGCTGGGCAAGGCCTTATATGAACCCGGCGGCCGCATGCGGCACGTCTGCTTTCCGGTCGATTGCATTGTGTCGCTGCTCTGCGTCATGGAAGACGGCGCATCGACAGAGATTGCGGTGGTCGGCAATGAAGGCATCGTCGGCATTTCGCTTTTCATGGGCGGAGAAACCACGCCCAGCCGCGCCATCGTGCAAAGCGCGGGCTCGGCCTATCAACTGAAAGGCCAGGCCCTGAAAGACGAGTTCGACCGGGGCGGGGCCATGCAACACCTGCTGCTGCGCTACACGCAGGCGCTCTTGACGCAAATGGCCCAGACCGCCGTCTGCAATCGGCATCACTCGCTGGACCAGCAATTATGCCGCTGGCTGCTGCTTAGCCTTGACCGCCTGCGTTCCAACGAGATCATCATGACGCAGGAACTGATCGCCAATATGTTGGGCGTGCGGCGTGAAGGCGTGACCGAGGCGGCGGGGCATTTGCAGGAAGCCGGCCTGATCCGATACCGCCGTGGGCATATCGACGTGATCGACCGCCCCGGCCTGGAGGCGCGCGTGTGCGAGTGCTACACCGTGGTCCGCGATGAATATGACCGCCTGCTGAGTCAGCGCGTACCCGCCCGGCGCCCCTGACCCACGACCTGGAGCCGTCCGTGCCGTATGCCCACCCCGC containing:
- a CDS encoding Crp/Fnr family transcriptional regulator; the encoded protein is MDDAVFLHDAVHEPHLPTQNQLLAALSPAEMDRLFPQLERVAMPLGKALYEPGGRMRHVCFPVDCIVSLLCVMEDGASTEIAVVGNEGIVGISLFMGGETTPSRAIVQSAGSAYQLKGQALKDEFDRGGAMQHLLLRYTQALLTQMAQTAVCNRHHSLDQQLCRWLLLSLDRLRSNEIIMTQELIANMLGVRREGVTEAAGHLQEAGLIRYRRGHIDVIDRPGLEARVCECYTVVRDEYDRLLSQRVPARRP